The following proteins are encoded in a genomic region of Devosia lucknowensis:
- the aat gene encoding leucyl/phenylalanyl-tRNA--protein transferase, giving the protein MARRTDPFAIELTPELVLRAYRAGMFPMAEDATDPEIFWVSPDHRGIMPLDGFHASKSLRKAMRTSVWDIRVDTDWDGIVEGCATVGADRDTTWINGTIRAVYGALFDRGIAHTVEVWDGSELVGGLYGIAIGGAFFGESMFHRRTDASKMAMTHLVERLNAGGFELLDTQFLTDHLASLGGVEIGRAEYEDRLARATSRDADWHAWDRL; this is encoded by the coding sequence ATGGCCCGCCGCACCGACCCCTTCGCCATCGAACTCACACCCGAGCTGGTGCTGCGCGCCTATCGCGCCGGCATGTTTCCCATGGCTGAAGACGCAACGGATCCCGAAATCTTCTGGGTCAGCCCGGATCATCGCGGCATCATGCCCCTCGATGGCTTCCACGCCTCCAAAAGCCTGCGCAAGGCGATGCGCACGTCCGTTTGGGACATTCGCGTCGATACCGATTGGGATGGCATTGTCGAAGGTTGCGCCACGGTCGGCGCCGATCGCGACACCACCTGGATCAACGGCACCATCCGCGCCGTCTATGGTGCTCTGTTCGATCGCGGCATCGCCCACACCGTGGAGGTCTGGGATGGCTCGGAGCTTGTTGGCGGGCTCTACGGGATCGCCATCGGCGGCGCGTTCTTTGGCGAGTCCATGTTCCACCGCCGCACCGACGCCTCCAAGATGGCGATGACCCATCTTGTAGAGCGTCTCAACGCCGGGGGCTTCGAACTGCTCGATACCCAGTTTCTGACAGATCACCTCGCCTCGCTTGGCGGTGTCGAAATCGGGCGAGCCGAATACGAAGACCGCCTTGCTCGCGCCACATCGCGAGACGCCGATTGGCACGCATGGGACCGCCTATGA
- the aroQ gene encoding type II 3-dehydroquinate dehydratase yields MTKRVLVLNGPNLNLLGTREPGTYGSETLKDVENLCKTAAGELGLGLDFRQSNHEGELVTWIQDARKTADGILINPAAYSHTSVAIHDALRAVNLPVAEVHLTNIHQREAFRHHSYVSSVAFGVICGFGSLGYRLALVALAEKLK; encoded by the coding sequence ATGACCAAACGCGTTCTCGTCCTCAACGGCCCGAACCTAAACCTGCTCGGCACGCGCGAGCCGGGAACCTATGGCTCGGAAACGCTCAAGGATGTGGAAAATCTCTGCAAGACGGCAGCGGGCGAATTGGGGCTTGGCCTCGATTTCCGTCAGTCCAATCATGAGGGCGAACTGGTCACCTGGATCCAGGATGCGCGCAAGACTGCCGACGGCATCCTGATCAACCCCGCCGCCTATTCCCATACTTCGGTGGCCATCCACGACGCGCTCCGCGCCGTCAATCTGCCGGTGGCCGAAGTTCATCTCACCAATATCCACCAGCGTGAAGCGTTCCGGCATCATTCCTATGTGTCCTCTGTCGCCTTCGGCGTCATTTGCGGCTTTGGTTCGCTTGGATATAGACTGGCCCTCGTGGCCTTGGCCGAAAAACTCAAATAA
- a CDS encoding GyrI-like domain-containing protein yields MLTLPEIEKRKAQPYIFVPFTVTMRQMQKPARDGFPLIFAHLEKHGLKPVGPAFYNYRRINMAETLDVEAGIAVEKLGPEEGKVKNGTLPAGKFIGVSWTGHPDKLMTVTGMLIGWVKESGQKLDVEEKADGDHFACRLELYDSDPEEEPDMEKWVTTLAFKMKD; encoded by the coding sequence ATGCTGACACTTCCCGAGATCGAAAAGCGCAAGGCGCAGCCGTATATCTTTGTGCCGTTCACCGTAACCATGCGGCAGATGCAGAAGCCCGCGAGAGATGGCTTTCCGCTGATCTTCGCGCATCTCGAAAAGCATGGGCTGAAGCCTGTCGGCCCGGCTTTCTACAATTACCGCCGCATCAATATGGCTGAGACGCTCGATGTCGAGGCGGGGATCGCGGTGGAGAAGCTAGGGCCGGAGGAGGGGAAGGTGAAGAACGGCACCTTGCCCGCCGGCAAATTCATCGGCGTGAGCTGGACCGGTCATCCGGACAAGCTGATGACCGTTACAGGCATGCTCATCGGTTGGGTCAAGGAGAGCGGGCAAAAGCTCGATGTCGAGGAAAAGGCCGATGGCGATCACTTTGCCTGCCGGCTGGAGCTTTATGACAGCGACCCGGAAGAGGAGCCGGATATGGAAAAGTGGGTGACGACGCTGGCGTTCAAGATGAAGGATTGA
- the accC gene encoding acetyl-CoA carboxylase biotin carboxylase subunit, which translates to MFQKVLIANRGEIALRILRACKEMGIQTVAVHSTADANAMHVRLADESVCIGPNSARDSYLNIPSILAACEITGADAVHPGYGFLSENARFAKILEEHKVTFIGPSAHHIEIMGDKITAKKTAVELGIPVVPGSAGAVETEEDAKRTAKEIGYPVLIKATAGGGGKGMKVARSEADVVVAWSTARSEAKANFGNEAVYMEKYLGKPRHIEVQLLGDGQGNAVHLGVRDCSLQRRHQKVWEEAGGPTITAEERDHIGEICAAAMRKLKYSGAGTIEFLYENGEFYFIEMNTRVQVEHPVTERITGIDIVYEQIRVASGEKLSMTQDQVQFFGHAIEVRINAEDPQTFAPSPGTITFYHPAGGVGIRVDSAVYQGYKIPPYYDSLIGKLIVYGRTREECLKRLSRAVDEFVIDGVKTTLPLFQRLLKQPDILTGNYDIHWLENFLANNKA; encoded by the coding sequence ATGTTCCAGAAGGTTCTTATCGCCAACCGAGGCGAGATCGCCCTGCGCATCCTGCGCGCCTGCAAGGAAATGGGCATCCAGACCGTTGCGGTGCACTCGACCGCCGACGCCAATGCCATGCATGTGCGCCTGGCCGACGAGAGCGTCTGCATCGGCCCAAACTCGGCACGCGACAGCTATCTCAACATCCCCTCGATCCTGGCTGCCTGTGAGATCACCGGCGCGGACGCGGTGCATCCCGGCTACGGTTTCCTGTCCGAGAATGCGCGCTTCGCCAAGATCCTTGAGGAGCACAAGGTTACCTTCATCGGGCCTTCGGCTCACCATATCGAGATCATGGGTGACAAGATCACCGCCAAGAAGACGGCGGTCGAGCTCGGCATTCCCGTGGTTCCGGGATCGGCGGGCGCCGTCGAGACCGAGGAGGACGCCAAGCGTACCGCCAAGGAAATCGGCTACCCAGTGCTGATCAAGGCCACGGCCGGCGGCGGTGGCAAAGGCATGAAGGTCGCCCGCAGCGAAGCGGATGTCGTTGTCGCCTGGTCGACGGCCCGTTCCGAGGCAAAGGCCAATTTCGGCAACGAAGCCGTCTACATGGAAAAATACCTCGGCAAGCCGCGCCACATCGAAGTGCAGCTGCTTGGCGATGGCCAGGGCAATGCTGTCCACCTCGGCGTGCGTGACTGTTCGCTGCAGCGTCGCCATCAGAAGGTTTGGGAAGAGGCCGGCGGCCCCACCATCACCGCCGAAGAACGCGACCACATCGGTGAAATTTGCGCTGCCGCCATGCGCAAGCTCAAATACTCTGGCGCCGGCACCATCGAGTTCCTCTATGAGAACGGCGAATTCTACTTCATCGAGATGAACACCCGCGTGCAGGTGGAGCATCCGGTCACCGAGCGCATCACGGGCATAGATATCGTCTACGAGCAGATCCGCGTGGCATCTGGCGAAAAACTCTCGATGACGCAGGATCAGGTGCAGTTCTTCGGCCATGCGATCGAAGTGCGAATCAACGCCGAAGATCCGCAGACATTCGCGCCCTCGCCCGGCACGATCACCTTCTACCATCCGGCCGGTGGCGTCGGTATCCGCGTCGATTCGGCAGTCTATCAGGGCTACAAGATCCCGCCCTACTACGACTCGTTGATTGGCAAACTGATCGTCTACGGGCGCACTCGCGAGGAATGCCTCAAGCGCCTGAGCCGCGCCGTGGACGAATTTGTCATCGATGGGGTCAAGACCACCCTGCCGCTCTTCCAGCGCCTTCTCAAGCAGCCGGACATCCTCACAGGCAATTACGACATCCACTGGCTCGAAAATTTCCTGGCCAACAACAAGGCCTGA
- a CDS encoding pyridoxal phosphate-dependent aminotransferase — MDILKRAKALESQGRTVCHLEIGEPGAPPAPRVIEAVAKALPQPQGYTNAKGLTELREGLARYYDDQHGVSVDPDLVLATMGSSAGFILAFHAAFKPGARIAITRPGYPAYVNTLLGLGFGIAEIPVTAADNWVLTGAQIAAAHARQPFDGLLFASPANPTGAAVSRDQLNDIISTCQRLGVTFISDEIYHGLDYSAPSVSALELTRDAIVINSFSKYYCMTGWRIGWMVLPETLIRRAEILQQNLFISAPTLSQIAATVALGERHYAEEQKAGYARNRRILGQGLRQLGFDMSADGNGAFYAYAGIGRFSNDSMDFCLSMLDRAGVAATPGVDFDRTDGNSFVRFSYAGTQRSIEEALERMRSFLKDGG, encoded by the coding sequence ATGGACATCCTCAAGCGCGCCAAAGCACTGGAGTCCCAAGGGCGTACGGTCTGCCACCTGGAAATCGGCGAGCCTGGGGCCCCTCCGGCACCCCGCGTGATCGAAGCGGTTGCGAAGGCGCTGCCGCAACCGCAGGGCTACACCAATGCCAAGGGGCTTACCGAACTCAGAGAGGGGCTTGCAAGGTACTACGATGACCAGCATGGCGTTTCCGTCGATCCTGATCTGGTCCTTGCGACCATGGGTTCTTCCGCAGGCTTCATCCTCGCCTTTCATGCGGCCTTCAAGCCCGGTGCCCGCATCGCCATTACCCGGCCGGGCTATCCTGCCTATGTGAACACGCTGCTCGGCCTGGGCTTCGGGATTGCGGAAATTCCGGTGACGGCTGCGGATAACTGGGTGCTGACCGGTGCGCAGATCGCGGCCGCACATGCACGCCAGCCGTTCGACGGACTGTTGTTCGCCAGCCCAGCCAACCCCACCGGCGCTGCGGTAAGCCGGGACCAGCTGAACGACATCATTTCGACGTGTCAGCGCTTGGGCGTGACCTTCATTTCTGACGAAATCTACCACGGGCTCGACTATTCTGCTCCGTCGGTCAGTGCACTCGAGTTGACGCGCGACGCGATCGTGATCAACAGCTTCTCGAAGTATTATTGCATGACTGGATGGCGGATTGGCTGGATGGTGCTGCCCGAAACCCTCATCAGGCGAGCCGAGATTCTGCAGCAGAACCTTTTCATTTCTGCGCCCACACTGAGCCAGATCGCGGCCACCGTGGCCCTCGGCGAGCGCCACTATGCGGAGGAACAGAAGGCTGGATATGCGCGCAACCGGCGAATTTTGGGGCAGGGTCTGCGGCAGCTGGGCTTCGATATGTCTGCCGACGGCAACGGAGCGTTCTATGCCTACGCTGGAATTGGACGGTTTTCGAACGATTCCATGGACTTCTGCCTGAGCATGCTGGACCGCGCAGGTGTGGCAGCAACGCCGGGTGTCGATTTCGACCGGACCGATGGCAATAGCTTTGTGCGGTTCAGCTATGCAGGCACGCAGCGGTCAATCGAAGAGGCGCTCGAGCGGATGCGCAGTTTCCTGAAGGACGGTGGCTAG
- a CDS encoding APH(3') family aminoglycoside O-phosphotransferase — MIRPETLPESLSPLRDLEWTPITVGQSASDVWRIALSDGNSVFLKSEAIGPLAELPGEIERLNWLTRMGFKAPRVIDAEQSVDRVWLLMSAVPGEDLTHYTSQPENFIRVFSQGLKRIHALDTTTCLFDHAIEARLAEAETRVAAGLVDESDFDADRVGWTAGQVLDWLKGNRPTQGQLIVTHGDASTPNVLALDGRFSGMVDCGRMGLADMWQDLALACRSIEYNIGREHIAPFLAAYGTDWDEEKYRYYCALDEMF; from the coding sequence ATGATTAGACCCGAAACGCTCCCCGAAAGTCTTTCGCCGCTGCGCGACCTCGAATGGACCCCGATCACGGTGGGACAGTCCGCGAGCGACGTCTGGCGCATTGCCCTCAGCGACGGCAATTCTGTCTTTCTCAAATCCGAAGCCATTGGCCCGCTTGCCGAACTGCCCGGCGAAATCGAACGGCTCAACTGGCTTACCCGCATGGGCTTCAAGGCGCCTCGCGTGATCGACGCCGAACAATCCGTCGACCGCGTCTGGCTGCTGATGAGCGCCGTGCCGGGCGAAGACCTCACGCACTACACCAGCCAGCCCGAGAACTTTATCCGCGTCTTTTCCCAGGGGCTCAAGCGCATCCACGCGCTCGACACGACCACCTGCCTCTTCGACCACGCCATCGAGGCGCGTCTAGCCGAGGCCGAGACCCGCGTGGCGGCCGGGCTGGTCGACGAGAGCGACTTCGATGCGGACCGCGTTGGCTGGACCGCAGGTCAGGTTCTCGATTGGCTCAAGGGCAATCGGCCCACGCAAGGCCAACTCATCGTCACCCATGGCGATGCCTCGACACCCAATGTCCTGGCGCTCGACGGCCGCTTTTCCGGCATGGTCGACTGCGGCCGAATGGGCCTCGCCGATATGTGGCAGGACCTCGCTTTGGCCTGCCGCAGTATTGAATACAATATCGGCCGCGAGCACATTGCCCCCTTCCTCGCTGCCTATGGAACCGACTGGGACGAGGAAAAATACCGCTATTATTGCGCGCTCGATGAGATGTTTTGA
- a CDS encoding GNAT family N-acetyltransferase produces MIAIPTLTTERLVLRAPSMADYPAYAQFMASDRSRMMGGPHVRWAAWGMFSSDVAMWTLYGHGALMIEARETGHCIGQVGINHGPMFPEKELGWMLYDGFEGRGYATEAGGALKDWAFGTLKLDTLVSYFDPENAKSMAVSARLGGMRDDRATPQDPGDVVFRYFPGR; encoded by the coding sequence ATGATCGCCATCCCGACGCTCACCACCGAACGGCTGGTATTGCGGGCTCCGAGCATGGCGGACTATCCGGCCTATGCCCAATTCATGGCCTCGGACCGGTCTCGGATGATGGGTGGTCCGCATGTGCGCTGGGCGGCCTGGGGCATGTTTTCGAGCGATGTTGCCATGTGGACGCTCTACGGCCACGGCGCACTTATGATCGAGGCAAGGGAAACCGGTCATTGCATAGGGCAGGTGGGCATCAACCACGGGCCGATGTTTCCTGAAAAGGAGCTGGGCTGGATGCTCTATGACGGGTTCGAGGGCAGAGGTTATGCAACCGAGGCCGGTGGAGCGTTGAAGGATTGGGCGTTCGGAACGCTGAAACTGGATACGCTGGTGAGTTATTTCGATCCGGAAAATGCCAAGTCCATGGCGGTTTCAGCCCGGCTGGGCGGTATGCGGGACGATCGCGCAACGCCCCAGGACCCGGGCGATGTGGTGTTTCGGTATTTTCCGGGACGCTAA
- the accB gene encoding acetyl-CoA carboxylase biotin carboxyl carrier protein → MTKSSVDQDLIRAIAELLNKENLAEIEIEQDDLRVRVTRSYPTEAPVYAPQPMQYMAPPAAPHAPATPSTPAGSAPAAAASKSEDLASNPGTLTSPMVGTAYRSPEPGKPAFAEVGTKVSEGQTVLIIEAMKTMNQIPAHRSGTVTRILVDDAQPVEYGEPLVVIE, encoded by the coding sequence ATGACCAAGTCATCAGTGGATCAGGACCTGATCCGCGCCATTGCCGAACTGCTCAACAAGGAAAACCTTGCCGAGATCGAAATCGAGCAGGACGATCTGCGAGTACGGGTGACGCGCTCATACCCTACCGAAGCCCCGGTCTACGCGCCGCAGCCCATGCAGTATATGGCGCCGCCCGCAGCGCCCCATGCCCCGGCAACGCCGAGCACGCCAGCTGGTTCGGCGCCAGCCGCCGCAGCATCCAAGTCTGAAGACCTGGCCTCCAATCCTGGCACCCTCACCTCGCCCATGGTCGGCACCGCCTACCGCTCGCCCGAACCTGGCAAACCTGCTTTCGCCGAGGTCGGCACCAAGGTCTCGGAAGGTCAGACCGTCTTGATCATCGAGGCGATGAAGACCATGAACCAGATCCCCGCGCACCGTTCCGGCACCGTCACGCGTATCCTCGTGGACGATGCTCAGCCGGTTGAATATGGCGAGCCGCTCGTCGTCATCGAGTAA
- a CDS encoding N-acetylmuramoyl-L-alanine amidase: MTTQFLIRFACAVMAIVGLHLPAQAQDAAPLPPLPNVIDARVTVGADRARLVVDLAERTAFSFVSLDDPQRLAIDVRAGTFSVPEPQGEVAEEGLVSAYAVEQASADRVRTTLTLTAPAQVQQAYVLDAFEGQPARLVVDIIPATAEEFTANVEKDRLGSGTSVAAVSTPAGGSELPIDSKPLVVIDPGHGGIDSGAETPEGIKEKDIVLAFSLRLQELLVESGRFDVALTRQDDTYLRLEERVELARVNKANLFISIHADSFQQPEIRGASIYTRDENATDVLDKVLADNENATDVIAGFAMPQTMAPEVVDILLDLMRREMRVQSFMAAQSIVHQLEPSVALRRFPVRQADFFVLQAPDVPSVLVELGFLSNASDIANLMQSDWRDRTAEAIARGISTYFDSLEDEL; encoded by the coding sequence TTGACCACACAGTTTCTGATACGCTTCGCCTGCGCCGTGATGGCCATCGTGGGGCTTCATTTGCCGGCTCAGGCGCAGGATGCTGCGCCGCTGCCGCCATTGCCGAACGTCATCGATGCCCGCGTCACCGTCGGCGCCGACCGGGCGCGATTGGTCGTCGACCTGGCGGAGCGGACGGCCTTCTCGTTCGTATCGCTCGACGATCCGCAACGACTTGCGATCGATGTGAGGGCAGGGACCTTTTCGGTGCCGGAGCCTCAGGGCGAGGTCGCCGAGGAGGGACTGGTTTCGGCCTATGCAGTCGAGCAGGCATCGGCAGACCGCGTGCGCACAACGCTGACGCTGACCGCCCCGGCGCAGGTGCAGCAGGCTTATGTTCTGGACGCCTTCGAAGGCCAGCCGGCGCGACTGGTCGTCGACATCATTCCGGCAACGGCCGAGGAATTTACTGCCAACGTTGAAAAGGACAGGCTGGGGTCCGGAACGTCTGTTGCGGCCGTGTCGACCCCGGCAGGTGGATCTGAATTGCCGATCGACAGCAAACCGCTGGTGGTGATCGACCCCGGACACGGTGGCATCGACAGCGGCGCAGAGACGCCGGAGGGCATTAAGGAAAAGGACATTGTCCTGGCCTTCTCGCTTCGCCTCCAGGAGTTGCTGGTGGAATCAGGCCGTTTCGATGTGGCGCTGACCCGGCAGGACGACACATACCTCAGGCTCGAAGAGCGCGTGGAGCTTGCCCGGGTGAACAAGGCCAACCTTTTCATCTCGATCCACGCCGACAGCTTCCAGCAACCCGAGATTCGCGGCGCTTCGATCTATACGCGCGACGAGAACGCCACGGATGTGCTCGACAAAGTGCTGGCGGACAATGAGAACGCCACCGACGTCATTGCCGGCTTCGCCATGCCACAGACCATGGCGCCGGAAGTGGTCGACATTCTCCTCGACCTGATGCGCCGGGAGATGCGGGTGCAGTCCTTCATGGCTGCACAGTCGATCGTCCACCAACTCGAGCCGAGCGTCGCGTTGCGGCGCTTCCCGGTACGGCAAGCGGATTTCTTCGTGCTGCAGGCACCCGATGTTCCATCGGTCCTTGTGGAGCTGGGATTTCTCTCCAATGCCAGCGACATCGCCAACCTGATGCAGTCGGACTGGCGGGACCGGACGGCCGAAGCAATCGCGCGCGGGATTTCGACCTATTTCGACAGCCTCGAGGACGAATTGTGA
- a CDS encoding Rne/Rng family ribonuclease gives MATKRMLVDAIHPEETRIVVTSGNRLEEFDFESATRRQLRGNIYLAKVTRVEPSLQAAFVEYGGNRHGFLAFSEIHPDYYQIPVADREALLRDEEHEDDHHDDAEDTVSVPEGVVETDAEADPQEHGEDSHIEQAPANSEPVESIGGADALEEVPERRRSSQQRRHQYKIQEVIKRRQVMLVQVVKEERGNKGAALTTYLSLAGRYSVLMPNTARGGGISRKITNAADRKRLKEITADLEVPQGMGVILRTAGASRTKAEVKRDFEYLMRLWESVRTLTLESSAPCLVYEEGSLIKRTIRDLYNKDIDEVLVAGDNAYREAKDFMKMIMPSHAKNVVLYKDEQPLFSKYGVEAQLDSMFSPTVTLPSGGYIVINPTEALVSIDVNSGRSTKEHNIEDTALQTNLEAAEEVARQLRLRDLAGLIVIDFIDMMENRSNRAVERKLKDCLKDDRARIQVGRISHFGLMEMSRQRIRFGVVESSTHKCPICDGTGLVRSTESLALMIMRHIEDHVLRKQGQSINVRVPVEVALYILNFKRETLTQLEIRNNLSITITADSKLAGHDFHIEKGETRVSAYADQRAAAHVRVDSAVIEDVVEEEDEVEEAEDAEARSSEQGEGEGNGRRRRRRRRRGGRNGDQVNQQVAETSDDTGVDAESDGEETDGGDDNGVRSADDADGENRRRRRRGRRGGRRNRRDQNGEAGTETAEAAVSAPADAVVDHVEVNAEPAAEPVPAAEEAPAEKPKRSRRKKVTETEESAPAETTPVEAVAAPAEEPAAEEKPKRKPRARKPKAETAEAAQAPAVTEVAPVAETPAEEEKKPARARRVKKELPPEGVVVTSSAEAETAVAGAPDADETAGDGEPEKKKKVGWWQRRLGLG, from the coding sequence ATGGCGACCAAGAGAATGCTGGTGGATGCCATCCACCCGGAAGAAACACGGATTGTCGTTACCTCGGGTAACCGTCTGGAGGAATTCGACTTTGAATCGGCGACCCGCCGCCAGTTGCGGGGCAACATATACCTCGCCAAGGTGACGCGCGTGGAGCCGTCGCTGCAGGCGGCCTTTGTGGAATATGGTGGCAATCGCCACGGTTTCCTCGCCTTTTCGGAAATCCACCCCGACTACTACCAGATCCCTGTTGCCGACCGCGAAGCCCTGCTGCGCGATGAAGAGCACGAGGACGATCATCACGACGACGCTGAGGACACCGTCTCCGTGCCCGAGGGCGTCGTCGAGACCGATGCCGAAGCCGATCCTCAGGAACACGGCGAGGACAGCCATATCGAGCAGGCTCCGGCCAACAGCGAGCCGGTCGAATCGATCGGCGGTGCAGATGCGCTCGAGGAAGTGCCGGAGCGTCGTCGCTCCAGCCAGCAGCGCCGTCACCAGTACAAGATTCAGGAAGTCATCAAGCGCCGCCAGGTGATGCTGGTTCAGGTCGTCAAGGAGGAGCGTGGCAACAAGGGCGCGGCCCTCACCACCTATCTGTCGCTTGCTGGGCGCTACTCGGTTCTGATGCCCAATACCGCCCGTGGCGGCGGCATCTCGCGCAAGATCACCAATGCGGCTGACCGCAAGCGCCTCAAGGAAATCACCGCCGATCTCGAAGTGCCGCAGGGCATGGGCGTGATCCTGCGCACCGCCGGTGCATCGCGCACCAAGGCCGAGGTTAAGCGCGACTTCGAATACCTTATGCGCTTGTGGGAGAGCGTGCGCACGCTGACGCTGGAAAGCTCCGCGCCATGCCTCGTTTATGAAGAAGGCTCGCTGATCAAGCGCACGATCCGCGATCTCTACAACAAGGACATCGACGAAGTTCTGGTCGCGGGCGACAACGCCTATCGCGAGGCCAAGGACTTCATGAAGATGATCATGCCGTCCCACGCCAAGAATGTGGTGCTCTACAAGGACGAGCAGCCGCTCTTTTCCAAGTACGGCGTCGAAGCCCAGCTCGATTCGATGTTCTCGCCAACGGTTACCCTGCCCTCGGGCGGCTACATCGTTATCAACCCGACCGAAGCGCTCGTCTCCATCGACGTGAACTCGGGCCGCTCCACCAAGGAGCACAATATCGAGGACACCGCGCTTCAGACCAATCTGGAAGCGGCCGAGGAAGTGGCCCGCCAGCTGCGTCTGCGCGACCTTGCAGGCCTGATCGTCATCGACTTCATCGACATGATGGAGAACCGCTCCAACCGGGCCGTCGAGCGCAAGCTCAAGGATTGCCTCAAAGACGATCGCGCCCGCATCCAGGTGGGCCGCATTTCGCACTTCGGGCTCATGGAAATGAGCCGCCAGCGCATCCGCTTCGGCGTGGTCGAAAGCTCGACGCACAAGTGCCCGATCTGTGATGGTACCGGTCTCGTCCGCTCCACCGAATCGCTGGCGCTCATGATCATGCGTCACATCGAAGACCACGTGCTGCGCAAGCAGGGTCAGTCGATCAACGTCCGCGTGCCGGTCGAAGTCGCGCTCTACATTCTCAACTTCAAGCGCGAAACGCTGACGCAGCTCGAGATCCGCAATAATCTGTCGATCACCATCACTGCTGACAGCAAACTGGCTGGCCACGACTTCCACATCGAAAAGGGTGAGACCCGCGTTTCGGCGTATGCCGATCAGCGCGCCGCCGCCCATGTCCGCGTCGACAGCGCTGTCATCGAAGATGTCGTCGAGGAAGAGGACGAGGTCGAAGAAGCCGAGGACGCCGAGGCTCGTTCGAGCGAACAGGGTGAAGGTGAAGGCAACGGCCGCCGTCGCCGCCGTCGCCGTCGTCGCGGTGGCCGCAATGGCGACCAGGTCAATCAGCAGGTCGCCGAGACCTCCGACGATACGGGCGTCGATGCCGAAAGTGATGGCGAAGAGACCGATGGCGGTGACGACAACGGCGTTCGTTCCGCAGACGACGCCGACGGCGAAAACCGCCGTCGCCGCCGTCGTGGCCGTCGTGGTGGCCGCCGGAATAGGCGCGACCAGAACGGCGAAGCGGGCACCGAGACCGCCGAGGCCGCAGTGTCTGCACCGGCCGATGCTGTTGTCGACCATGTCGAGGTGAATGCTGAGCCAGCCGCCGAGCCCGTTCCGGCCGCCGAAGAAGCACCCGCCGAGAAACCCAAGCGCAGCCGCCGCAAGAAGGTGACCGAAACCGAGGAGTCGGCACCGGCTGAAACCACTCCGGTTGAAGCAGTCGCCGCGCCCGCTGAAGAGCCTGCCGCCGAGGAAAAGCCCAAGCGCAAGCCGCGCGCTCGTAAACCCAAGGCAGAAACCGCCGAGGCGGCACAGGCGCCCGCAGTGACCGAGGTCGCACCCGTGGCCGAAACGCCGGCGGAAGAAGAGAAGAAGCCGGCCCGTGCTCGCCGGGTGAAGAAGGAACTGCCCCCCGAAGGCGTCGTGGTGACGTCCAGTGCAGAGGCTGAAACGGCCGTTGCCGGCGCCCCCGATGCGGACGAGACTGCCGGAGATGGTGAGCCGGAAAAGAAAAAGAAGGTCGGTTGGTGGCAGCGCCGCCTCGGCCTTGGCTAG
- a CDS encoding DsbA family protein, translated as MNRLSIVLAAVAGILAGALGYSLVTQPKPETDAVAVRAIVEQVLDEHAVMAAAAVPPVEEAPETAAIDPAILNPMIEQYLMSDPKVLQRVSAALETALRSEEEERTRTAMASFHDRIFNAPDQIVLGNPDGDVTLVEFFDYNCGYCRAALPDMAALLEEDPNLKVVLKEFPILSNESIDAARVGVLVGQADADYWDFHSALFTSRGKVDKAVALSAAETLGLSSADLEARMNAPDVAETIQSSYEIAQALGITGTPTYIIGNEIIPGAIGADELRSRIANMRECGKSQCS; from the coding sequence ATGAACCGCCTTTCCATCGTACTGGCCGCCGTAGCGGGTATCCTTGCCGGTGCACTGGGTTATTCGCTTGTCACGCAACCCAAACCGGAAACCGATGCTGTCGCCGTCCGCGCCATTGTCGAGCAAGTCCTGGACGAACACGCCGTGATGGCGGCCGCGGCTGTCCCGCCTGTCGAAGAAGCACCGGAAACGGCCGCCATCGACCCCGCGATCCTCAACCCCATGATCGAGCAATACCTCATGAGCGACCCGAAGGTCCTTCAGCGCGTGTCGGCCGCCCTCGAGACGGCACTACGGAGCGAGGAAGAGGAACGCACCCGCACGGCCATGGCCTCGTTCCATGATCGCATCTTCAATGCGCCCGACCAGATCGTTCTCGGCAATCCCGACGGCGACGTGACCCTTGTGGAATTCTTCGACTACAACTGCGGCTATTGTCGCGCGGCCCTGCCCGATATGGCCGCACTCCTCGAAGAGGACCCTAACCTCAAGGTCGTGCTGAAAGAATTCCCGATCCTGTCGAACGAATCCATCGATGCGGCGCGTGTAGGCGTCCTGGTGGGCCAGGCCGATGCGGACTATTGGGACTTCCACTCGGCGCTGTTCACCAGCCGTGGGAAGGTCGACAAGGCGGTCGCCCTGTCGGCCGCCGAGACCCTGGGTTTGTCATCTGCCGATCTCGAAGCCAGGATGAATGCCCCCGACGTGGCCGAAACCATTCAGTCCTCTTATGAAATCGCCCAGGCACTGGGGATTACCGGGACCCCGACCTACATCATCGGTAACGAAATCATTCCCGGTGCGATCGGTGCCGACGAGTTGCGGAGCCGGATTGCCAATATGCGAGAATGCGGCAAGAGCCAGTGCAGCTGA